A genomic window from Xylanibacillus composti includes:
- the dnaB gene encoding replicative DNA helicase: MPPEPPGEKQLPCDLSAEQSVIGAILLDPKVIEQAEDRLRAEEFYDERHSMIYEAMLELRESGAGIDMVTLGSTLRDNGQLSKAGGIVYLTHLASSVPSAANISHYVEIVKDKHLHRQTIISLQRQLRQAIQAGSAEGIVGSIQEMATQLADQAVVKSPMIPVGQAAMAAFEGLEQRASSKSDITGLSSGFIDLDGITSGFQRSDLIIVAARPSVGKTAFALNIGQNVGAQNRNTVAIFSLEMSVQQLVIRMMCAEGRIDASRMRSGKLLPEDWEKVTMAIGQLSERGIFIDDSPSMTVLDIRAKCRQLQKEQGLDLILIDYLQLIAGHKRRNNRQEEVSDISRALKQLARELDVPVIALSQLSRGVEQRQDKRPMMSDLRESGSIEQDADLVAFLYRDDYYNSDSEKKNIIEIIIAKQRNGPVGTVELVFLKNYNKFVNLDRQMSAELDPEPHPQSQSSGRPIPDMYRGRSG, from the coding sequence GCGATCCTACTTGACCCGAAAGTGATCGAGCAGGCCGAAGATCGGCTGCGAGCGGAGGAATTTTACGATGAACGCCACAGCATGATCTACGAGGCGATGCTGGAGTTGCGCGAGAGCGGCGCAGGGATTGACATGGTTACCCTGGGATCAACGCTTCGTGACAATGGACAATTGAGCAAGGCCGGAGGCATCGTGTATCTGACGCATTTGGCGTCGAGCGTGCCAAGCGCGGCTAACATCAGCCACTATGTGGAGATTGTCAAGGATAAACATTTGCATCGTCAAACGATCATCAGTCTGCAGCGGCAGCTCCGCCAGGCTATCCAAGCAGGTAGCGCAGAGGGGATTGTAGGGTCGATCCAAGAGATGGCCACGCAACTCGCTGACCAGGCTGTAGTCAAGTCGCCGATGATTCCTGTTGGTCAGGCGGCCATGGCAGCCTTCGAGGGATTGGAGCAGCGGGCAAGTTCAAAGTCCGATATTACAGGGCTATCCAGCGGATTCATCGATCTTGACGGCATTACATCCGGCTTCCAGCGTAGCGATCTTATCATCGTGGCAGCCCGGCCATCGGTCGGGAAGACGGCTTTCGCGCTGAATATAGGCCAGAACGTAGGTGCCCAGAACAGGAACACTGTTGCGATATTCAGCCTTGAAATGTCTGTGCAGCAACTTGTCATCCGGATGATGTGTGCGGAAGGACGCATCGATGCCAGCAGGATGCGTTCGGGCAAGCTGCTGCCGGAAGACTGGGAGAAGGTTACGATGGCGATCGGCCAATTGAGCGAGAGAGGAATTTTTATCGATGACAGTCCGTCCATGACGGTACTGGATATCCGAGCAAAGTGTCGGCAGTTGCAGAAGGAACAAGGACTCGATCTTATATTGATCGACTATCTGCAGTTGATCGCTGGCCATAAGCGCCGGAATAACCGACAGGAAGAGGTATCCGATATTTCCCGTGCGCTCAAGCAGTTGGCCCGCGAACTGGATGTGCCGGTGATTGCTCTCTCGCAACTTAGTCGTGGTGTGGAACAACGCCAGGACAAGCGCCCGATGATGAGCGACCTACGGGAATCGGGCTCGATCGAGCAGGATGCGGACTTGGTAGCCTTCTTGTATCGCGATGACTACTACAACAGCGATTCCGAGAAGAAGAATATCATCGAAATCATCATTGCCAAGCAGAGAAATGGGCCCGTCGGCACGGTCGAACTCGTGTTCCTTAAGAACTACAACAAGTTTGTGAATCTGGACCGCCAGATGAGTGCCGAACTTGACCCTGAGCCTCATCCGCAGTCGCAGTCGAGCGGTCGCCCGATACCTGATATGTACCGGGGGAGGTCAGGCTGA
- a CDS encoding RusA family crossover junction endodeoxyribonuclease, which translates to MIRFTIYGEPVAQGRPRASTAGGFVRMYDPKKSRDYKDYVRLAAADHAPPELLQGPLAVMVIAYRSIPKSFSKRKAAAAEAGEIFPVSKPDADNYLKGVKDALKGVMWVDDSQVVDAYARKRYSIKPRIEVIIRQLGE; encoded by the coding sequence ATGATTCGATTCACGATTTATGGGGAACCGGTCGCGCAAGGGCGGCCGCGAGCGTCCACAGCGGGTGGTTTCGTCAGGATGTATGATCCCAAAAAAAGCCGAGATTACAAGGATTACGTCCGGCTTGCCGCGGCAGATCATGCACCGCCTGAATTATTGCAAGGGCCGCTTGCGGTGATGGTGATCGCCTATCGATCAATCCCCAAAAGCTTCAGCAAGCGGAAGGCGGCGGCTGCAGAAGCAGGTGAGATATTCCCGGTGTCCAAGCCGGATGCGGACAACTACTTGAAAGGTGTCAAGGACGCGCTCAAGGGCGTGATGTGGGTCGATGACAGTCAAGTGGTTGACGCTTACGCCCGCAAACGATACAGCATCAAGCCTCGCATTGAGGTCATAATCAGACAACTGGGAGAGTGA
- a CDS encoding N-6 DNA methylase: MAACAISNKVDQQHWEQREQMYMERFGRYDEKEAQIFPELLAITTEALDANPEQDFLGSLFMLLELGNHWKGQFFTPYNLCRAMADLTVIDVPRRIRQKGFVSVNDCASGAGALLIAFANAAKAKGVNYQQHVLFVGQDVDLTAVAMCYVQLSLLGCPGYVIVANTLTEPVVPPDSPMVWYTPMYFHKVWHWRRLFRELDHLTSTHKHEQEMIAEAPEQLTLF, encoded by the coding sequence ATGGCTGCTTGCGCGATATCGAACAAGGTGGATCAACAGCACTGGGAACAGCGTGAACAAATGTATATGGAGCGGTTTGGGCGATATGACGAAAAGGAGGCCCAAATCTTCCCGGAGTTGCTGGCCATCACAACGGAGGCACTGGATGCCAACCCGGAACAGGACTTTTTAGGATCACTCTTCATGCTATTGGAACTCGGAAACCATTGGAAAGGCCAGTTTTTTACCCCGTACAATCTTTGCAGAGCGATGGCGGACCTAACGGTTATAGATGTACCTCGTCGGATTCGCCAAAAAGGATTCGTCAGCGTCAATGATTGCGCCAGTGGGGCGGGGGCTCTGCTGATCGCCTTTGCGAATGCAGCCAAGGCCAAGGGAGTCAATTATCAGCAACATGTCCTTTTCGTTGGCCAAGATGTCGATCTGACAGCAGTGGCCATGTGCTACGTGCAATTGTCCCTGCTTGGTTGCCCTGGTTATGTCATCGTGGCCAACACGCTCACGGAGCCAGTCGTTCCGCCGGACAGTCCAATGGTCTGGTATACACCGATGTACTTCCACAAAGTATGGCACTGGCGCCGACTATTTCGAGAGTTAGATCATTTGACCTCTACCCATAAGCATGAACAAGAGATGATAGCAGAGGCTCCTGAGCAACTGACACTATTCTGA
- a CDS encoding HNH endonuclease signature motif containing protein, which translates to MHHKYTDEQRDFIREIAPGQYNQDIADMFNEKFGAQVTASQIKSYKANHMIRSGVKSRRTVPQGLFNCEQIEFIKKHVAGLHNQELAELINNEFNLSITVRQLKTWKKNHGLSSGLKGTEGKAPPNKGTRGLYNVGGNKTSFKSGQRPVNYKPVGYERIDRDGYVLVKVRDDGPWHKRWRHKHRILWESANGPIPKGHVLIFLDQNKQNIELDNLILIPQSKLPTLNKKGLLYHDAELTKTGIIIADLYQKIGERKRQSSKQ; encoded by the coding sequence ATGCATCATAAATACACGGACGAACAAAGGGATTTTATTCGTGAGATTGCTCCTGGCCAATACAATCAAGACATTGCAGATATGTTCAATGAAAAGTTTGGTGCGCAGGTCACAGCAAGTCAAATCAAAAGCTATAAAGCTAATCACATGATACGGAGCGGAGTGAAGAGTAGGAGAACGGTTCCACAAGGTCTTTTCAATTGTGAACAAATAGAATTCATAAAAAAGCACGTAGCCGGATTGCACAACCAGGAACTAGCCGAACTGATCAATAATGAATTTAATTTATCCATCACGGTAAGACAACTGAAGACCTGGAAAAAGAATCACGGACTGTCCAGTGGCTTAAAAGGTACCGAGGGAAAAGCGCCGCCTAACAAGGGTACGAGAGGCCTGTATAATGTCGGAGGCAACAAGACGTCCTTCAAGTCGGGCCAACGACCGGTGAATTACAAACCCGTTGGGTACGAACGAATTGATCGTGACGGATACGTACTTGTCAAAGTTCGGGATGACGGACCTTGGCACAAGCGCTGGAGACATAAACACAGAATTTTGTGGGAGAGTGCCAATGGTCCAATTCCAAAAGGTCATGTACTGATTTTCCTCGATCAAAATAAGCAAAACATTGAATTGGACAACTTGATTTTGATACCGCAATCTAAACTACCGACGCTGAACAAGAAAGGCTTGCTCTATCATGATGCTGAACTTACCAAAACGGGAATCATCATAGCCGATCTATACCAAAAGATCGGAGAGAGAAAACGGCAATCGAGTAAACAATGA